The Prochlorococcus sp. MIT 1300 genome has a window encoding:
- a CDS encoding translation initiation factor IF-2 N-terminal domain-containing protein gives MGRGLSIRSLPESDMTIRVLELAEKLKVGTDDLLAVCTLLEIPATSRISCLSPEHIKKLTAYYQEKSS, from the coding sequence ATGGGTCGAGGGCTTTCGATAAGGTCACTGCCTGAAAGTGATATGACGATCAGAGTTTTGGAGCTTGCCGAGAAGCTCAAAGTTGGCACGGATGACTTACTTGCAGTTTGCACGCTTCTAGAAATACCAGCGACATCAAGGATTAGTTGCCTTAGCCCTGAGCACATCAAAAAGCTCACGGCCTACTACCAAGAGAAGTCGTCCTAA
- a CDS encoding carbonic anhydrase — MSLRHPLFHRTILALLLDVQESGYEPPTLENREVFKAELLQELEEGIAPIIDRCCYRNPSVKRSEEESNLPKC, encoded by the coding sequence ATGTCTTTACGTCACCCCCTTTTCCATAGAACCATCTTGGCTCTTTTATTAGATGTTCAAGAATCAGGGTACGAACCACCAACGCTTGAGAATAGAGAAGTATTTAAAGCTGAGCTTCTACAAGAATTAGAAGAAGGTATAGCTCCCATTATTGATCGATGTTGTTATCGGAATCCATCAGTGAAAAGAAGCGAAGAAGAGTCAAACCTTCCTAAGTGTTGA
- a CDS encoding DUF1330 domain-containing protein codes for MDKKGAKGYWISTSTVINQELFAEYVEKVGPWLKEVGGKVFAKDTEPLGKEQTEGANLAVICEFPSMRIAVEAYESAEYQELSKIRKAATENATFTIMEGMDEATKLRRAMGK; via the coding sequence ATGGACAAAAAAGGTGCAAAAGGCTATTGGATCTCAACCTCAACAGTTATTAATCAAGAACTCTTTGCTGAATACGTAGAAAAGGTAGGGCCTTGGCTAAAAGAAGTTGGGGGCAAAGTCTTCGCAAAAGATACTGAGCCGCTTGGGAAAGAACAAACAGAAGGTGCAAACTTAGCTGTTATTTGTGAGTTCCCTTCCATGCGTATAGCTGTTGAGGCTTATGAATCAGCGGAGTATCAAGAGCTAAGCAAAATCCGCAAAGCCGCTACAGAGAATGCAACCTTCACGATCATGGAAGGGATGGATGAAGCAACAAAACTAAGAAGAGCAATGGGCAAGTAA
- a CDS encoding iron uptake porin yields the protein MKLFQKLLVAPAALGLLAPMAANAAELNVNGISVYSASSSEVKSISEFSDVHPNDWAHQALTQLAERHGCLAANPQGSMTRYEAADLLNTCLGEVAQVNQEESRLITEFGSDLSVIKGRSSELVADAGGMDHSAMGHGEHVPRTMIMGKTSFVVGGVDGVSGKEAVTFNYDTKLMAHTSFTGKDLLKTVIRTGNFNNMDPFGMMGSARLETAFNSSDGLNLHRAYYKFPVGDNFNATFGTKLRQDDLLGVWPSAYPSDSILNVLTHAGANAAYSKAMGAGAGITYSQNQLSASLLFVSDEADDASQGVLTEQGSDDLSAQLSWNGDNFTVAAIYTTSDGGNATNTANTNDYDAYGISGVYRLENSLAFSAGMGWKTPEKEDDTNNIEDETTWSIGVVWSDFGAEGNDLGVAIGTAEGHRDDSGYDDPLAYEVYYSMAVSDNVTVTPALFTIQKDGADDVTGGLVKTTFQF from the coding sequence ATGAAACTTTTTCAGAAATTACTGGTAGCTCCAGCTGCGTTGGGCCTTTTAGCTCCTATGGCTGCCAATGCCGCTGAGTTAAATGTCAATGGTATTTCCGTCTACTCAGCTTCTAGTTCAGAAGTCAAGAGCATCTCAGAATTCTCTGATGTTCATCCAAATGATTGGGCGCATCAGGCCTTAACTCAACTCGCTGAACGCCATGGATGTTTAGCAGCCAATCCTCAAGGCAGCATGACTCGCTATGAAGCAGCTGACCTTCTTAACACCTGCCTCGGCGAAGTTGCCCAGGTTAACCAAGAAGAGAGTCGCCTAATCACTGAGTTCGGATCTGATCTTTCTGTAATCAAAGGTCGTTCCTCAGAACTAGTAGCAGATGCAGGTGGTATGGATCACTCAGCTATGGGACATGGAGAACATGTTCCAAGAACCATGATTATGGGAAAAACTAGTTTTGTAGTTGGTGGTGTTGATGGAGTCAGCGGTAAGGAAGCAGTCACTTTTAATTACGACACCAAGCTAATGGCTCATACAAGCTTTACTGGTAAGGATTTGTTGAAAACGGTTATTCGAACTGGCAACTTCAACAACATGGATCCATTTGGAATGATGGGCAGTGCACGCTTGGAGACGGCTTTCAACAGTAGTGATGGGTTAAATCTCCACCGTGCTTACTACAAATTCCCAGTAGGCGATAACTTCAACGCAACATTTGGTACAAAGCTTCGTCAAGATGATCTACTTGGCGTATGGCCCAGTGCATATCCAAGTGATTCCATTTTGAATGTCTTGACCCATGCAGGAGCTAATGCTGCATATAGCAAAGCAATGGGTGCTGGAGCAGGTATCACCTACTCACAAAATCAATTGAGCGCATCACTTCTCTTTGTTTCTGATGAAGCAGATGATGCATCTCAAGGTGTTTTAACAGAACAAGGTTCTGATGATTTAAGTGCTCAGCTTTCTTGGAATGGAGATAACTTCACAGTTGCTGCTATTTACACCACTTCTGATGGAGGGAACGCAACAAACACTGCAAATACCAATGACTATGACGCCTATGGAATTAGCGGCGTCTATCGACTAGAAAACAGCCTTGCATTCAGCGCAGGCATGGGATGGAAAACTCCTGAAAAGGAAGATGACACCAACAACATCGAAGATGAGACCACATGGTCTATTGGAGTTGTGTGGAGCGATTTCGGTGCTGAAGGTAATGATCTTGGAGTAGCAATCGGCACTGCCGAAGGCCATAGAGATGACTCTGGCTATGACGATCCTCTGGCTTATGAGGTTTATTACTCAATGGCTGTTAGTGACAATGTCACCGTTACACCTGCTCTTTTCACAATTCAGAAAGATGGTGCTGATGACGTTACCGGTGGCTTAGTTAAAACAACTTTCCAGTTCTAA
- the trmFO gene encoding FADH(2)-oxidizing methylenetetrahydrofolate--tRNA-(uracil(54)-C(5))-methyltransferase TrmFO: protein MNPSKSVVVIGAGLAGTEAAWQIAMAGVKVTLIEMRPNHRTPAHHTNEFAELVCSNSFGAINSDRASGLLKQELRELDSLVIKTAGIHSVPAGGALAVDRSNFSSKLTEIVSSHPLISVERKEQKELPNPQQITVLATGPLTSELLANDLRKFTGLEECHFFDAASPIIEGESIDFSKAFSGSRYDKGTPDYLNCPLNKLQYQAFRNALLNSDQAELKDFDKKNANFFEGCLPIEELARRGEDTMRFGPLKPIGLWDPRWGDLNDRNVRKEKRAYAVVQLRKEDISGRLWNLVGFQTNLKWSEQKRIFRMIPGLQNAEFVRLGVMHRNTFLESPQLLKPTLQFKRRPYLLSAGQITGTEGYAAAVAGGWLAGTNAARLAKGENPIDLPPTTMIGALTHFISGMNTTSKRSGEFQPMPANFGLLPALSKQIKDKKTRYEAYRDRALKDLEKISQNLSS, encoded by the coding sequence TTGAATCCTTCAAAATCAGTAGTCGTAATTGGTGCCGGCCTAGCCGGTACTGAGGCCGCTTGGCAAATTGCAATGGCGGGGGTAAAGGTAACTCTGATTGAGATGAGGCCAAACCATAGAACCCCTGCACACCACACAAATGAATTCGCTGAGCTTGTATGCAGTAATAGCTTTGGAGCCATTAATAGCGATAGGGCTTCAGGGCTTTTAAAACAAGAATTACGTGAACTTGATTCACTCGTAATCAAAACAGCAGGGATTCATTCCGTTCCTGCAGGTGGGGCTTTAGCTGTAGACAGATCGAACTTTAGTTCTAAGTTGACAGAAATAGTTAGTTCCCACCCATTAATTTCTGTTGAAAGGAAAGAGCAAAAGGAGTTGCCAAATCCCCAACAGATCACAGTTCTGGCAACAGGACCTTTAACAAGTGAATTACTTGCTAATGATCTTCGGAAATTTACAGGTCTTGAGGAATGTCATTTTTTTGATGCAGCAAGTCCAATCATAGAAGGCGAAAGTATAGATTTCTCGAAGGCCTTCTCTGGTAGTCGTTATGACAAGGGGACACCAGATTACTTAAATTGTCCGTTAAATAAGTTGCAATATCAAGCATTTCGAAATGCACTTCTAAATTCTGATCAAGCTGAATTAAAAGACTTTGACAAAAAAAATGCAAACTTCTTCGAAGGCTGTTTACCAATAGAAGAGTTGGCAAGGCGTGGAGAAGATACTATGAGATTTGGCCCCTTAAAACCCATAGGTCTTTGGGACCCAAGGTGGGGCGATTTAAATGACCGAAATGTTCGTAAGGAAAAACGTGCTTATGCAGTTGTTCAATTACGAAAAGAAGATATCTCAGGAAGGCTTTGGAATCTTGTTGGGTTTCAAACAAATCTGAAGTGGAGCGAGCAAAAACGAATCTTTAGAATGATTCCAGGGCTTCAGAACGCAGAGTTTGTACGTCTAGGAGTAATGCATCGCAATACCTTTTTGGAGTCTCCACAATTATTAAAACCCACCTTGCAATTCAAAAGAAGGCCCTACCTTCTTAGTGCTGGACAAATTACTGGAACGGAAGGATATGCAGCAGCAGTCGCTGGTGGATGGCTAGCTGGGACAAATGCGGCCAGACTTGCAAAAGGCGAAAATCCAATTGACCTCCCCCCAACAACAATGATCGGTGCATTAACCCATTTCATTAGTGGTATGAACACCACCTCCAAAAGGTCAGGGGAGTTCCAGCCAATGCCAGCCAACTTTGGCCTATTACCTGCCCTCAGTAAGCAAATCAAAGATAAAAAAACCCGCTACGAAGCTTACAGAGATCGAGCGCTCAAAGACCTTGAAAAAATATCCCAAAACCTATCATCTTAG
- a CDS encoding SemiSWEET transporter, whose translation MENLESIDILGLVAGSLTTIAFVPQLIKVWTSKSAKDISYVMFILFVTGIVLWEIYGWGIHSLPVILFNIITFILGITILILKFIFDSLPKESEV comes from the coding sequence ATGGAGAATCTTGAATCTATAGACATACTTGGGCTAGTAGCTGGAAGTCTTACCACAATTGCGTTCGTACCTCAATTAATAAAAGTTTGGACATCTAAGTCAGCAAAAGATATCTCGTACGTTATGTTTATCTTGTTTGTAACGGGCATAGTTTTATGGGAAATATATGGATGGGGAATACACTCGCTGCCAGTAATTCTATTTAATATAATTACCTTCATCCTGGGGATCACTATTCTTATCCTCAAGTTCATTTTTGACAGTTTGCCAAAAGAGTCAGAAGTATAA
- the crtH gene encoding carotenoid isomerase codes for MNAIKNQQADSNTWDAIVIGSGIGGLVTASQLASKGAKVLVLEKYTIPGGSGGAFQRKGYTFDVGASMIFGFGEKGYTNLLTRALADVNENCETFPDSAQLAYHLPNNLEIVVDRDYNSFIESLIRRFPHESSGIKKFYGVCWQVFNCLDSMPLLSIEEPLYLAKVFFKSPLACLGLARWLPVNAGKVARQYIKDPELLKFIDIECFCWSVMPANETPMINAGMVFSDRHAGGINYPKGGVGVIAQKLVTGLENHGGQIRYKSRVKNILLKGKCAIGIELANGEKIYSKKVISNATRWDTFGGEGAKHALVDIKDTPSSEHKWRRRYKPSPSFLSLHLGVENSIIPKGSHCHHLILDSWDKMNAEQGVTFISIPTILDSGLAPEGKGIVHAFTPSSIKDWENLSPKEYSDKKTRDADRLIKKIENIFPGLKSSICHKEIGTPRTHRRFLGRFQGSYGPIPSLPLPGLLPMPFNSTGIQNLFCVGDSCFPGQGLNAVAFSGFACAHLIGADLGINPWELPS; via the coding sequence ATGAATGCAATCAAGAATCAACAGGCAGATTCAAACACATGGGATGCAATTGTAATTGGATCTGGAATAGGCGGACTGGTTACAGCTTCTCAACTTGCCTCAAAAGGGGCAAAGGTACTTGTTCTGGAGAAATACACAATCCCTGGAGGAAGCGGAGGAGCATTTCAAAGGAAGGGATATACCTTTGATGTTGGCGCATCAATGATTTTCGGTTTTGGGGAAAAGGGATATACCAACCTTCTCACTAGAGCTCTAGCTGATGTCAATGAAAATTGTGAGACATTTCCTGACTCAGCCCAACTCGCATACCACCTACCTAACAATTTGGAGATTGTTGTTGATCGTGATTACAACAGTTTTATTGAATCATTGATAAGACGTTTCCCTCATGAATCTTCTGGGATTAAAAAGTTTTACGGAGTTTGCTGGCAAGTTTTCAACTGCTTAGATTCAATGCCATTACTTTCAATAGAAGAGCCTTTATATCTAGCAAAGGTTTTCTTCAAATCTCCCTTAGCTTGTCTCGGATTGGCCAGATGGCTGCCAGTAAATGCTGGTAAAGTCGCTAGACAATATATAAAAGATCCAGAGCTCCTTAAGTTCATTGATATTGAGTGTTTTTGTTGGTCTGTAATGCCTGCTAATGAAACACCAATGATTAATGCAGGCATGGTTTTCTCAGATAGACATGCTGGTGGAATAAATTATCCCAAAGGAGGTGTAGGAGTAATTGCCCAAAAACTAGTTACTGGCCTAGAAAATCATGGTGGACAAATTAGATATAAATCAAGAGTCAAAAATATTCTTTTAAAAGGTAAATGTGCAATCGGGATTGAACTTGCGAACGGTGAAAAAATTTATTCAAAGAAAGTAATTTCAAATGCCACACGTTGGGACACATTTGGAGGGGAAGGGGCTAAACATGCTCTTGTAGATATAAAAGATACGCCATCATCCGAGCACAAATGGAGGCGAAGGTATAAGCCTTCACCATCGTTCCTTTCACTTCATTTAGGAGTTGAAAATTCAATCATTCCCAAAGGATCCCACTGTCATCATTTAATATTGGACAGTTGGGATAAAATGAATGCAGAACAAGGAGTTACTTTTATATCAATTCCGACAATCCTAGACTCAGGCCTAGCTCCTGAAGGAAAAGGAATAGTACATGCTTTTACCCCTTCTTCAATAAAAGATTGGGAGAATCTAAGTCCTAAAGAGTATTCCGATAAAAAGACAAGAGACGCTGATCGTCTTATAAAAAAAATTGAAAACATCTTCCCAGGTCTAAAAAGCTCTATCTGTCATAAAGAAATAGGAACCCCTCGGACTCATAGGCGTTTCTTAGGCCGTTTTCAGGGCAGTTATGGTCCAATACCCTCTTTACCCCTCCCGGGATTGCTCCCTATGCCTTTTAACTCAACTGGTATTCAAAATCTCTTTTGCGTTGGTGACTCATGCTTCCCTGGGCAGGGACTTAACGCAGTTGCGTTCAGTGGATTTGCTTGTGCCCATCTAATTGGTGCTGACCTTGGGATTAATCCTTGGGAGCTCCCTAGCTAA
- a CDS encoding tyrosine-type recombinase/integrase, which yields MPKQVEKDSWVIAVRELLKESLASTDQWFISQSRGQIRLEIRDNGKQSKVLPFAWTKKGGSQALPRILEIYKRYVQGKGKLTLAQCCEVTEVSSSKHEIAWNELIKDFKPFVPNASEKTWQKSYVPVLNRAAVLMQRTKGKPKDGEELMMKALEQWEQGSRSRQIARRSLKNFLQWGVLRGKLIAAYAPPAHIPETRKPKRIGYALTDLQILRLIEFEPDEKWRFAFQLCSVYGLRPEELRHLAIKEGPNGKELWCKYQKSKGGKRGDKTEPRRLHSLFLKDMDGNLVDWNLQVRIEADESLPPLGDEGDGGEALRTHLRRRPVWKALKKEAEHVGEVLVPYTFRHRYAKASHAAGFPVSNIAAAMGHTLEVHLESYARFIPDGTADLYAKRNAREKAA from the coding sequence ATGCCTAAGCAAGTTGAGAAAGACAGTTGGGTGATAGCAGTTAGGGAACTTCTCAAGGAATCTTTGGCCTCTACCGACCAATGGTTCATCTCTCAAAGTCGCGGACAAATTCGATTAGAAATAAGAGACAACGGCAAGCAATCAAAAGTTTTACCTTTCGCATGGACTAAAAAAGGCGGCTCGCAGGCTCTACCAAGAATCCTGGAAATCTATAAGCGATATGTCCAAGGGAAAGGAAAACTAACTCTTGCCCAATGTTGTGAAGTAACGGAAGTATCTAGTTCAAAACATGAAATTGCATGGAATGAATTAATCAAGGACTTCAAACCTTTTGTTCCTAATGCCAGTGAAAAAACTTGGCAGAAAAGTTATGTCCCTGTTTTGAATCGAGCAGCCGTCTTAATGCAAAGGACAAAAGGCAAACCAAAGGACGGTGAAGAGCTGATGATGAAAGCGCTTGAGCAATGGGAACAAGGAAGCAGATCAAGACAGATTGCTCGTCGCAGTCTCAAGAACTTTCTTCAGTGGGGTGTCCTGCGTGGAAAGTTGATCGCTGCTTATGCTCCGCCAGCTCATATCCCGGAAACAAGAAAACCTAAAAGGATCGGTTATGCCTTAACTGATTTGCAAATCCTTCGGCTTATTGAATTTGAGCCTGATGAGAAGTGGCGATTCGCTTTTCAACTTTGCTCGGTCTATGGACTAAGACCAGAAGAACTTCGCCACCTAGCCATCAAAGAAGGACCAAATGGCAAAGAACTCTGGTGTAAATATCAGAAATCAAAAGGTGGAAAGAGGGGAGATAAAACTGAGCCTCGAAGACTCCATTCTTTGTTTTTGAAAGATATGGACGGCAATCTTGTTGATTGGAATCTGCAAGTAAGGATTGAAGCTGATGAATCTCTTCCCCCTTTAGGTGATGAAGGTGATGGGGGTGAAGCGTTAAGAACTCATCTAAGAAGACGACCTGTATGGAAAGCACTTAAAAAAGAAGCCGAGCATGTAGGCGAAGTATTGGTGCCATATACCTTCAGGCATAGATACGCCAAGGCTTCTCATGCTGCTGGATTCCCTGTTTCCAATATCGCCGCGGCTATGGGTCACACCCTTGAGGTTCATTTAGAGAGCTATGCCCGGTTCATTCCAGATGGGACAGCAGACCTATATGCCAAGAGAAACGCAAGGGAAAAAGCTGCTTAG
- a CDS encoding SemiSWEET transporter — MGIDPLIKPDTFGFIAAALTTIAFLPQVIKTWRTKKAEDVSVVMLLMFITGLLFWIVYAIQTNALPVLIANIITFILNVTILTLKLIYGKQPSSTQTSE; from the coding sequence ATGGGAATTGATCCACTAATAAAGCCTGACACCTTCGGCTTTATAGCAGCTGCATTAACGACCATTGCTTTCTTACCTCAGGTCATAAAGACATGGAGAACTAAAAAGGCTGAGGATGTGTCGGTCGTGATGCTCTTGATGTTCATCACTGGTCTCTTATTTTGGATCGTCTATGCAATACAAACAAATGCTCTCCCTGTTCTTATCGCAAACATAATTACCTTCATCCTTAACGTGACAATCCTTACTCTTAAGTTGATCTACGGAAAGCAACCTAGTAGTACTCAAACAAGTGAGTAA
- a CDS encoding Nif11-like leader peptide family natural product precursor, with protein sequence MSKKQLEAFFAKAKTDKRLQGQISDCGPNNSCIVAVGKSYGHKFSPATVSHWQRDHS encoded by the coding sequence ATGTCTAAGAAGCAGCTTGAAGCCTTTTTTGCAAAGGCTAAGACTGATAAGAGGCTTCAAGGCCAGATAAGTGATTGCGGACCTAACAACAGCTGCATAGTTGCTGTTGGTAAGAGTTATGGCCACAAGTTTTCACCTGCCACAGTCAGTCATTGGCAGAGAGACCATAGTTAG
- a CDS encoding glycoprotein has translation MSNFYAFLLGATLFILFFSPYLRRRLVQPSKTVMKSNINSWMQLSRNERLSLEQKEMDLSLKRREALLDQIRSEYKAIRRESPKVKGDK, from the coding sequence ATGAGTAATTTTTATGCTTTTTTATTAGGAGCTACTCTTTTTATTTTATTCTTTTCGCCTTATTTGCGACGTCGTTTGGTTCAGCCAAGTAAAACTGTGATGAAAAGCAATATAAATAGTTGGATGCAATTGAGCCGTAATGAAAGACTTTCCCTAGAACAAAAGGAAATGGATCTTTCATTGAAAAGACGCGAGGCTTTGTTAGATCAGATCCGTTCTGAGTACAAGGCAATCAGAAGGGAGTCTCCAAAAGTAAAGGGAGACAAGTGA
- a CDS encoding DUF938 domain-containing protein, with the protein MDQRLFFPATERNRGAIGEVLSKILPSNGFVLEIASGSGEHGVTFQERFPNIHWQTSDPDPSYRKSISAWIKHQGLMAKMPQPLDLDAQKRPWPLTKEFRSSLKAIVCINMIHISPWGCSQALFEESGKLLEKDQWLMLYGPFKRNGEHTSESNARFDQSLKVQNPTWGVRDLDGVSEVGIKNGFENPDIFEMPANNLSVIFQRR; encoded by the coding sequence ATGGACCAAAGACTCTTTTTCCCGGCAACTGAACGAAACAGAGGCGCCATAGGAGAGGTCCTTTCTAAAATTCTTCCTTCAAATGGATTTGTTCTAGAAATAGCTAGCGGTAGCGGAGAGCATGGAGTGACATTTCAAGAACGCTTTCCCAATATTCATTGGCAAACAAGTGATCCGGATCCCTCCTATAGAAAAAGTATTAGCGCTTGGATTAAGCATCAAGGATTAATGGCCAAGATGCCTCAACCATTAGACCTGGATGCTCAAAAAAGACCTTGGCCTCTAACTAAAGAATTTCGATCGTCTCTTAAAGCCATCGTCTGTATCAACATGATTCACATATCTCCATGGGGTTGTTCACAGGCGTTGTTTGAAGAATCTGGGAAACTCCTAGAGAAGGATCAATGGTTGATGTTATACGGACCTTTCAAAAGGAATGGTGAACACACTAGTGAAAGCAATGCGCGATTTGACCAGTCACTAAAGGTACAAAACCCAACTTGGGGTGTTCGGGATTTAGATGGGGTCAGTGAAGTAGGAATAAAGAACGGATTTGAAAACCCTGATATTTTTGAAATGCCTGCCAATAACCTGTCTGTCATTTTTCAGAGGCGATAG
- a CDS encoding DUF3764 family protein: MRTSAIVGLAAAAVGVLIGSQLPREVVSAPVSITTFKIKVPFDQWAAGFDSKEADQMHKANAIKPLFRGVNIDDPTKVVVIHQSRPGFVEKILFENKKMIEAGGHIMKTTRTTNWSSQ; this comes from the coding sequence ATGAGAACCTCTGCAATTGTTGGACTAGCTGCTGCTGCTGTTGGAGTTTTGATTGGTAGTCAACTTCCACGGGAGGTCGTTTCTGCTCCGGTTTCTATAACTACTTTCAAAATTAAAGTTCCATTTGACCAATGGGCTGCAGGCTTTGATAGCAAAGAAGCTGATCAGATGCATAAAGCCAATGCGATTAAGCCCTTATTCAGAGGTGTCAATATCGATGATCCAACTAAGGTTGTTGTAATTCATCAATCAAGACCAGGGTTCGTTGAGAAGATCCTTTTTGAAAACAAAAAAATGATTGAGGCAGGTGGTCACATTATGAAAACTACCCGAACAACGAATTGGTCATCCCAGTAA
- a CDS encoding sulfite exporter TauE/SafE family protein: MTQEDILFQLILWLISFIANMFSAFAGGGAGLIQLPALILLGLPFTIALGTHKLASVALGVGAGLRHMREGALDTRLTSIILFCGLPGVYFGSQLVVSVPEKLATYLLGLLTIWLALFSFKKKNLGTIDSRYKPNIKELIKGGLVLFLIGLLNGSLSSGTGLFVTIWLVYWFGLSYTKAIAYTLILVGLFWNGTGAIVLGMNSDIKLNWLPSLISGSLIGGYCGAHIGITKGNSIVKKAFESISFLMGVSLIIRNFF, encoded by the coding sequence ATGACCCAAGAAGACATATTATTTCAACTCATCCTCTGGTTAATTTCATTTATTGCAAATATGTTCTCTGCTTTTGCTGGTGGAGGAGCAGGATTAATTCAGCTGCCAGCACTTATCCTACTAGGATTGCCATTCACTATTGCATTAGGCACTCATAAGTTAGCCAGTGTGGCTTTAGGTGTTGGGGCTGGCTTGCGACATATGAGAGAGGGAGCGCTGGACACAAGACTAACTAGTATAATTCTGTTCTGTGGACTTCCAGGAGTATATTTTGGTTCGCAACTTGTCGTTTCTGTTCCAGAGAAACTTGCCACATATTTACTTGGTTTATTGACTATATGGCTGGCTCTTTTCTCGTTTAAAAAAAAGAATTTAGGGACAATAGATTCGAGATACAAACCAAATATTAAAGAACTAATAAAAGGAGGATTAGTTCTATTTCTTATTGGCCTTCTAAATGGATCACTTTCGTCAGGTACTGGCCTATTCGTAACTATCTGGTTGGTTTATTGGTTTGGCCTGTCGTATACAAAAGCTATTGCCTATACATTGATTCTGGTAGGTCTGTTTTGGAATGGTACAGGCGCTATTGTTTTGGGTATGAATAGTGATATCAAATTAAACTGGCTTCCCTCTCTAATTAGTGGTTCTCTTATAGGTGGATATTGCGGAGCCCATATAGGTATAACCAAAGGTAATTCTATTGTTAAAAAAGCTTTTGAATCCATTTCTTTCCTAATGGGAGTATCACTAATAATTAGAAATTTCTTCTAA
- a CDS encoding DUF2905 domain-containing protein, with protein MQKLLITFGLGIAAIGVLYPYLKNLGLGQLPGDIVLRSENSTFYFPIVSCILVSLVVSVIFNLLSK; from the coding sequence ATGCAAAAACTGCTAATTACTTTTGGGCTTGGTATTGCTGCTATCGGAGTTCTTTATCCTTATCTGAAGAATTTGGGTTTAGGTCAACTACCAGGCGACATTGTTTTGAGGAGTGAGAACTCAACCTTTTACTTTCCAATCGTGAGTTGCATTCTTGTGAGTTTGGTGGTTTCAGTCATTTTTAATTTGCTCAGCAAATAG
- a CDS encoding GIY-YIG nuclease family protein, whose product MAKILSGKSLQPNSKTFLSMIGYVYLVRNGNLFNLGWTTNLEKRLNELNPDEIVATLQTAQPEKFAARLQSQYSEVRLPLSEYFRLNNFQLSDCKATLLKEGANSISPVAKRFKAFILFLLAWVILSCIVILFLVDPLLDRFM is encoded by the coding sequence TTGGCTAAGATTTTAAGTGGCAAGAGCCTTCAGCCAAACTCCAAGACTTTTTTATCCATGATTGGCTATGTTTACCTTGTCCGTAATGGGAATCTGTTTAATTTGGGATGGACTACGAATCTTGAGAAGCGACTAAACGAGTTGAACCCTGACGAAATTGTTGCGACATTGCAAACTGCGCAACCCGAGAAATTTGCAGCAAGATTGCAGAGCCAATATTCCGAAGTACGCTTACCTTTGTCTGAATACTTTAGGTTAAACAATTTCCAACTATCCGACTGTAAAGCCACCCTTCTAAAGGAAGGTGCAAATTCTATTAGCCCTGTGGCAAAAAGGTTTAAAGCCTTCATTTTATTTTTATTGGCCTGGGTAATTTTGTCTTGTATTGTTATACTCTTTTTAGTAGATCCTCTTTTGGACAGGTTCATGTAG
- a CDS encoding Signal peptidase I, translating into MAEVKEQKGFLKKFGKWAPIIGGAWIVLNIVLPLALLRIPAVQKVLVAVGDKLPFDIPGIG; encoded by the coding sequence ATGGCAGAGGTGAAAGAACAAAAAGGCTTTCTAAAAAAGTTTGGCAAATGGGCTCCAATCATTGGAGGAGCTTGGATCGTGTTGAACATTGTTCTTCCTTTAGCCCTATTACGTATTCCAGCCGTTCAGAAAGTCTTAGTAGCGGTAGGAGACAAGCTTCCTTTTGATATCCCAGGGATTGGATAA
- a CDS encoding photosystem II protein Y, with the protein MIVFVALPIVAALAWVVFNIQQPAREQWSRQFGDDNKPF; encoded by the coding sequence ATGATCGTCTTTGTAGCTCTGCCAATCGTTGCTGCTTTGGCCTGGGTCGTCTTCAATATTCAACAGCCTGCCAGAGAGCAATGGTCAAGGCAATTCGGAGACGACAACAAGCCTTTCTAA